Sequence from the Thermocoleostomius sinensis A174 genome:
TCGGCAGCAACGATTTAACTCAACTGTTGTTAGGAGTCGATCGCAACCAACCTCAGCTTGCTTCGGCTTTCAATCAGCGGCACCCTGCCGTTTTACGAGCTATGCATCAGATCATTCAAACGGCAAAACAAGCAGGCATTCCCTGTTCGGTCTGTGGGCAAGCTCCGACACAATATCCAGAAATTATTAATTTATTGGTGCGTTGGGGCGTGACTGCGATCTCGGTTGATTTGAACGAGGTAGCGGCTACCCGCGAGGCTATTGTGCGGGCAGAGCAACGCTTGTTACTAGAGATGGCACGACAGCGACTCAATTCATAGGTGTTGTTGCATTAGCGGGAGGGGAAGGGGGAATAGGGGGTAGGAAGTAGGGAACAGCAACGCCATGAGCGACTTTGTTTCGACTTTGTTTACTTACCTATTAGCCATTCTCAAAAACCAAGAACCCTAACCTAGCTCGCAACCTGACTGTCACACAATAATCTGCCACAGCAGTATGGTAAACCCGATCGTCCCTAGGTGTTGAGGCAGCAGGTGAAAAATTGACTGACGAGCAATGTTTTGAGTTAACACAACACTTAGTAAGGTGGCGACAATTAGCGTGGTTCCCTGTAGAAAGGAAATGACAGCCGGATCAGCAACGATCACTGGAGCCGAGATGCCGCTGAATCCGAAGGTGGCCAGCGTGACAGGGAGGATGCGTCCGGCTTCAGTCAAACCCAGGCGTAAATAGTGCGCTAGGGTACTACCCAACACCAGGGGCAAATAGCCGTAGGCCAGTTCAATGAACGATCGAGGTTTTAAAGCGCGATTGATCAGACGAATGACACCGTAGATACCGAGCGCTATCACTCCCGGAATTGCCAATGCTGCGATCGAGACTGCCGCATGAGTTACGAAATTGTCCAGATCAATCGTCCAGGGCAGTCGATCGCCAATTTCCGGCAAGCGATGCAAAAATACACCGCCAAATAGTAAAAAGAGAAGCGCCACTTCATGATGAGTGGGGTTGTGGGTTGTCCACAGTTCAATGCCGGGAGGTCGCAAGTTCAGTTCTACCGATCGATGGGGGCAAGCTTTCAGGCAGGTCATGCACAAAACGCAATCACGATTATCTTGCAGTTGTGCTGGATGGGAATAGATGGGACAACCTCCGGTTGCCATGCCTTCGCCTTTTTGTGGCCCGCCTTTATAACATTGATAGGTGGTGCAGGTGGCCGCACAGATACCTTGCTGGGCCCGTAGTTCAATCATCGACAGTTTGGCATACAGCCCATTCATGCCACCGATCGGACACAGATAGCGACACCAAAACCGTCGCTCAAAAATTAGGGAGCAGACGATCGCACCCGCTGTAATTAGTAACAATAGCCAGCTAGACAAATAAGCCGTATTGGGCAAATCCCACAGTTCTTCCCACAGAAAAATCAGGGCAAACAGCGTAAACAAAAACCAGCCCCCCCATTTTTCGGCACGTTGGCGCGGCCAGGATTGCAGTTGTCGGGGAAATACCTTCAGCGATAAGGTTTGCACCAGTTCTCCGTAGATCATAAACGGACAAACTGCACACCAAACCCGTCCCACAAACGGAAAGGCAATCAGCACGACGGGCCACCACCAGGCCCAAAATAAATTCAACCCCACATTGGCATCGCGGGTTTGCGGCCCAACAAATAAAATGGTGACAATTGCTGCAAAGGCAGTCAGCGTGAACCCATAGTTGATTCGATCGGGCCACCAAGGGCTACGCAAAAATTGTCGCAGTTTGGGATAGGCATTCAGCAGATTCAGGCGATAGCGCTTGGCCTTAGGACTGGTAGACCAAAACACCTCTTCGGTCAGGACAGATGCGCCATTGGACTGGACGATCGCCCGCTCTACCATACTTTCCAATTCAGATAAATTGCCTGGAAAGTCATAGCTTTGCAATCGGCGAATGGCTTCGGGAGCGACGTGCGGCTGCGGTAGTCCCTTCGATCGACAATATAAGCTGATGTAATACTTGACTTGGGCGGCTATGTCGGCTTTTGTGACCCGCAACGGTGGCACTTTAATTAGGTGCCCCACCCGTTTTTGGCTTTCGGGCATGGTGCGCTCAGCGGTCATGATGATGCGAGCCTCCGATCGACGGGGCTGTGGCTCGGCAGCCCCTTCTCGCTTAGCGGGCACATACTCCCCGGTATCTAATAAATGCAGTAGCTTTTTTCGTACCTCGATTGGCAAATCCTGAGCATTGTTGAGCATCAGCGTCCCGCGTCCAACCCACTCCAACAATCCCGGTTTGCCGCCCGATCGCCCAAATAGTTCAGCCCCGTTCGGTTGCAGCGTATCGCAGTTAATCTTAATTAAGGGTTGCTGACGATCACTAGAACCAAAGTGAATCAGCGCCGCAATATTATCTTTTCCCAGCCCTGGTTCACCAAAAATTAGCACGGGCTGTCGATCTTGGGATGCTTTTTTAATCGCCTGCCGCAGTCGTACAGCATAGCGACTGGTTCCCACAACCCCCTGCTTGACCTTAGGGACAAGGTACGGTCGCAAAGCCATCTGCCGTTCTTGCTCAAAGGCGAGTTGAGCCGCGACTTGATCGAGTTCAGCCGCTAATTGCCGCGAGAAAGTGCGATTAATTTCGGGAAACTGCTCCACTAACTTCAAGAAAGCCTGACGGGGCAAGCTCCACAGTTCACAATCGCTGAGCGTAATAGCCGTTTGCTCGGCCGGTTGGTCTAGCAGGAGTTCCTTCAAATGCAACACCGATCCTGGCAATAGGCTGCTCGCTCCCTTGGCAAGGCTATCAGAACTAGTGTGATAAACCTCCAACCGTCCCGATCTAAGCAGGTAGAGAGCTGGCGGCAGCATGTCTTCCAGTACCAATCGCCGATTTGCGGGAATCTGTTCAATTTGAATCTGCTCAACGATCGCCCTTAACACCGGTTCTGAAAGCACCCCCAGCGGTGTGTGTTGCTGCAACCATTGCACGCGATCGTCTGGCATAGATATCACCACCTTATAGGGAAAGGCGAAAACAGGCTCTAGTCCCTTTACCCGCAGTTGTACCGATGTCTGAAGGGGGTGCGGGGAACCCCCCGATTCAACCATTACCCCTATCCTAGCCAACTAAACCGTTCGTTCGGCCGCTTCAAGATTAAACAATAAGCGCAACGTTTGCATGGCATGGCGTCGAGCTTCAATGTCCTGCTGCGCTCGCAACTGCACCATTGGATCGTGAAGAATTTTGTTCACGATACCGCGAGTCAACGCTTCGATCACATCTTTGTGCTTTTCACCAAACTCTGTCCCTAACCGAGACAATGCTTTTTCCAATTCCTGCTCACGAATAGCTTCCACTTTATCGCGGAGGCAACTAATGGTAGACACTGTTTCCAACGATCGCCACCACAGATCAAACGCTTCTACTTCTTCGTCCAAAATGCCTTCGGCTTCCAGGGCCATTTGGCGACGGCTTTCCTGATTTTGTGCCACCACCGCTTTCAAATCATCCACGTTGAACACATGCACATTGGGCAACTCATTGACATCCGCATGGACATTCCGCGGTACCGAAATATCAAACAGTTTCAACGATTGTCCAGGGGCTAAGATTGCTTCTAATTTAGCCCGATCGAGCAGCGGTTCCGTGGCAGCCGTAGCCGTGAAGACCAGATCTGACTCCAGAATCACCTGCGTCAGGTCAGCCATTAAGTGTAATTGCAGGTTTACTTCTTTGAATTGCTGTGCCAGTTCCCGGGCACTATTCAGCGATCGATTAATAATACAGATGTGCGTGGCTCCTTTGGACAACAGATGTTGCACCACCAACCGTGCCATTTTGCCGGCTCCCAGCAATGCAATGCGACACGTTGCCAAATTTTCGACCTTGAGTTGAGCTAGTTCTACCGCCGCAGAGCTAATCGAAACGGCCCCCGTCCCAATGCTCGTTTCAGTGCGCACCCGCTTGCCCGCTGTAATTGCCTGGTTAAATAAGCGATTGAGAATCCGTCCAATGCCGTTGTATTGCTGTCCAACCTTGTGAGTATGCTTCACCTGTGCCAAAATCTGCCCCTCACCCAGCACCAAGCTATCTAAGCCGGATGCCACCCGCATGAGGTGCATCACAGCATCCTGATGGAGCAGGATGAATAAATAGGGGCGCAATTGTTGAACGGGCACCTTTCCATGTTCTGCCAAAAACTGAGTGACTTCACGAACCCCCTGTTCTGTTTCGCTGACCACCACATACACTTCTAACCGATTGCACGTGCTTAAAATGGTTGCTTCTTCAATATGTGGATAGCTGCGAAGATGAGCGATCGCGGCTTCCATTTGAGGTGTAGGAATGCTAAGTTTTTCTCGCACGTCAACTGGAGCGGTCTTGTGGCTCAAACCCACGACAATGATGTTCATCCTTCCTCCCAAAGCATTTTTTACCAGCACAAATGTCACATTAAGTTGCTAGACAACTGCTAGCGTTGAACCATTTATTGAGCTAAAAATCACCAAGATGTCACAATTATTTGCACCGTTTCAATCAATCAGTAAGTAACGGCTCTACTTCTTGATCGATCATTGAAAAGTTTATCAACTGATTGCAACCTTCAGCGCAGGCGGTATTGTTGTCTCAACGGGATTTGGCCGTAAATTTTTGTAAATCACAGTGGATCTTTAAGATAGCGTAGAAACAAAAATAGAGGCATTCACCAAAATGCCTCTACTGCATCAAACCTAAAGTGACAGAATACAGGGTTTGCTAATCTCTTGCCACCTCAGATGCTTGAATCTGGCTTTGCTTTGCACAAGGCTGCTCTGTCAGGATGGATTGTAGCGTGGTTTAAACTGTCAGCGATCGATGACAACCTACGAAAGTAGTGACTGATAGCCCTTCGATAACGCTGAAGAGCCGTTGTCCTTAGCGCAACTGAATGTAGTTGGGGTGATCGCTGAACATGTGAATGGTATCGACAAATCGAGCCGTATTGGACTGGTTGGAGATGACCAAGCTCTGAGTTCGTGCACCGCCTTTGAAGAAGCGCACACCTTCCATCAGGGTTCCTGATGTAATGCCGCACGCAGCAAATAGCACTGTTTGTCCAGATGCAAGTTCTTCTGTTTCATACACCTTGTCAGGATCGGTGATGTTCATCTCTTTCAAGCGAGCGATGTTTTCTTCCTTGGTTTTATTAGCCCATTCTTTCGTCATCACCACGGCTGGATCAGCAACCAGTTGTCCCTGAAAGTGACCACCCAAACAGCGCAGGGCGGCGGCTGAAATCACACCTTCGGGTGCTGCGCCGATACCCATCAGTGCATGGGTGTTAGTTCCAGCAAAGGCACAGGAAATCGCGGCTGATACGTCACCGTCGGTAATCAAGCGCACTCTGGCTCCGGCCTCTCGGATTTCTTTGATCAGGTCATCGTGGCGATCGCGCTTCATCACTACTACCACCAGTTCATCGATCGAGCGATCTAGGCACTCAGCCAAAATCTTCAGGTTTTCCGTGGCGCTCTTGCGAATATCGACCTTACCCTTGGCGGCTGGGGGGGCTGCCAGCTTGCGCATGTAGAAGTCTGGCGCGTTGAACAAACCGCCTTTTTCCGAAATGGCCAATACTGCCATCGACCCCGGTTGCCCATAGGCGCAGAGGTTGGTACCTTCGCAGGGGTCAACAGCGATGTCAATTTCAATTAGCTCATCCGGGTTACAGTAATTTTTGGCATCAGGGCGGGTACAAATGCCCACTTCCTCACCAATGTAGAGCATAGGAGCTTCGTCGCGTTCGCCCTCACCAATCACAATGCGACCGCGCATGTAAATCTTATTCATCCGTTCCCGCATGGCTTCCACGGCCACCCGGTCTGCTTCGTTCTTGTCACCTTTGCCCATCAAGCGAGCCGATGCGATCGCTGCTTGCTCAACGACTTCAATAATTTCTAAACCGAGTGTTGATTCCACCGGATAAACCCTCCCGACTGCTGTGTTAAGTCAGATGTGTTAAGTCAGATACTCAGTCAAAAGTCTACCAGACTGGGGATCACTGGGGAATGGGAAAACTGGGATTCAGCCATGAGACAAGATGACTTTCGAGGTCAAGTCATTGACTCCAATATGAGCGATTTGCTCTAGGAATTCCATAAAGAGAGCGACGTTCGCTCATCGACCAAATGTCATATGGGCCAGTTTTTTCTCGCAATGAATCGACAGATTGAGTGACAGAACTTAAGATCTGGAAAGTTTGGTTTTTTGGTCTGTCCACCTCTACCCATTCTTAGCTTGTGTCTCAGCTGGCGATCGCACCTCCATCGACCGTCTATTCGGCACTTCACTGTGTCAACCCCGATTGTAGAGCCCCCTATCCTCAAAGCTGGGGCAACAAATTTTGCCAGTGCTGCGGCTCCTCGGTCATTCTCAATAACCGCTATTTGCCGCTTCAGCGCTTAGGTTCTGGTGGGTTTGCTGTCACCTACGTGGTTTATGATATGCAGCAACAACACGAGCGGGTGTTGAAGGTTCTAGGGGAAACCAGTGCCAAAGCCGTTGAGTTATTTGAACAAGAGGCGCGAGTGCTGTCCCAACTGCGCCATCCCGGCATTCCACAAGTAGACAACGACAGCCTGTTTACGTTGTCAGTGCGTCATCCCACTGATCGATCGTTGCCCTGCTTGGTGATGGAAAAGATTGATGGTCAAACTTTACAGGAATGCTTGAGCCAGTATCCTAAAGGATGCCCGGAAGCAACTGTCATCAACTGGTTTCATCAGGCGATCGACATTCTGCGGCAACTGCATCAACAGCAAATTATCCATCGCGATTTGAAACCGGCAAACTTCATGCTACGGCGTGAGTCTGGGCAACTAGTCGTAATTGATTTTGGTGGAGCCAAGGTCGATCCGCAGCAGTCTGTCGCCCAACGCAGTTCCACCCGACTGGTGTCTCCAGGATATAGTCCTCCCGAACAAGTCGCCGGCGGAGCCGTGTTGCCCGCTTCCGATTTTTATGCCTTGGGTCGCACATTGATTCATTTGCTTACGGGCCGCTATCCATCCGATCTTGAAGATCCGACCACAGGCGAACTGCGGTGGCGACGGTGTGCAGCAGTCAATCCCGCCTTGGCAGATTTACTCGATGATATGGTGCAGTTTGACGTGCGGCAACGGCCGGCCACTGCCGAGGTCATTCAAGCTCGTCTTTGGCAAATTACCCCTCCTCCTTCTATTCTGCAATCAACCCGGCAATCGGGAGGACGGTCAACCAAAGGGAACTCCCTTCGCCGTCCAGTTCAAAACCTAGCCCGACTAGCGCAAGCCAAAGGCGGGATTCAACCGCCATCGAATTCAAGCGGCAATCTTTCACTATCGCATTCTCTTGCAGATACAACTTGGAGTATGTTGCTCGCTGGCGTCGGTGGCGGCATTGGTACCATCGTTGGCTTCGATCTAGCCTATCGATCGCCCACGCTACAGTTTTCGGTCTGGTTATGGCAGGTTAGCCGCCCCTTCAGCTTAGAGGCGTTAGTTCCTATGCAGTTGGGTTGCGAGTTGATGGTGTTTGGAGCCGCTGGACTAGGAACAGCGCTGGGGCTAACCATTGCCGGCGGGTTTGACCAACGCCGGCGCCCGGTTCAAGCTGGATTAATGGGGGCGATCGGCTACATCAGCGGACTGCTGGGGTTACGACTGGCGGCCCTAGATGGGGTGTTGGTGGGGCTAATTGTTTTTGCCGAATTGGCCCCGGTGCTCCTAGTGCTAGGGTTAGGATTACCTACTCCGCGCTTACTGTACGCTGCTGTCGCTGGAATTGCTACTACGGGTGCATTGGTCAATCTGGCCGCCGCTAATCTAGGGTTCATGGTATCGTTCTGGCAATTTCTCTATCCGCCAACCCCTGGTATGGCGGCTGATGAGGCAAGTTGGTGGGGCTGTTTGATTGTGTTTAGCTTACTGGGAAGTTTATTAGCGGGGTGTTTGGGGCTAAGCCGATATGTCTTAGTGCCACTGTTTCGCTGGCTGCGATAGTGGAAAATGGCTGGAAAATGACTGAGTTATCCTCTACTGCTCAATCATTACTTGCCACACTGCCCCCGCTGCCGCAACAGATGATCGCACAGCACGATCGCCATCATCGCTTCCACCATTGGTACCGCGCGCGGCAACACACAGGGGTCGTGGCGTCCCTTGGCCGCTAAAACGGTCTCTGTGCCATCTGTTGTCACGGTGCGCTGTTCTTTACGAATGGTTGCAGTCGGCTTGAAAGCCACGCGAATAAGGATATTCTCGCTGTTGGAAATGCCGCCCTGCACACCGCCCGAACGATTGGTGACTGTGCGAATCTGTCCCTGTTCGTCGGTGTAGAACTCGTCGTTGTGTTCGCTACCCGTCAGCAGCGTTCCGGCAAATCCCGAGCCAATTTCAAAACCTTTACTGGCTGGTAGTGACATCACACCCTTAGCTAAATCGGCTTCCAGTTTGTCAAACACGGGCATTCCCAGCCCAGCAGGTACACCCCGCGCCACACATTCCACGACCCCCCCGATCGAATCGCCTTGGCGGCCAATCTGCTCAATTAAATCAATCATGCGCTCGGCACAGTCGGCATCGGGGCAGCGGACGATATTACTTTCCACTTGTTCTAACGTGACCGTGTCTGGATTGACTGCGCCTTCGAGATCTTTAATGCGCTTGACATAGCCAATAATTTCGACACCTGCCTGCTTGAGGATTTTCTTGGCGATCGCGCCTGCTGCTACTCGTCCGATCGTTTCTCGAGCCGACGATCGCCCCCCACCCTGCCAATTACGAATCCCATATTTAGCGTCATAAGTAGCATCGGCATGAGACGGGCGATAGGTGTGTGCCATCTCGCTATAATCTTGCGGGCGAGTGTCTTTGTTGCGTACCAAAATGGCGATCGGTGTTCCCAAGGTTTTGCCTTCAAACAGCCCAGAAAGGACCTCGCACTGATCAGCTTCTTTGCGTGGCGTCGTGATTTTGCTTTGTCCTGGACGGCGACGATCAAGTTCAAATTGAATCTCGTCGATCGAAATTTCTAATCGTGGCGGACAGCCATCAATAATGACGCCAACGCCCCCCCCATGCGATTCACCAAATGTGGTAATGCGAAACAGATGCCCAAATGTGTTACCCATTAGCGGTTGCCTATCCTTCGGAATTTCGATTGTAGCTGAAAATGCGTCATGCTCCGGCTACAAGGCTCGATCGGGATTAATTCCCTGTGTTCTCAATGGGTCTGCGAGGCGATCGGCGCGTTGGCGTCCTTGCTCAATCTATTGTTTTGCCGCCGCTGCTTGCTCATCCCCTGTCAGCAGCAGGGTGCCTGCTGCTGACAGGGGATGAGCAAGGGCATTTGGAGGTCTGTATGATAGTCCAGTACAGTTTATCTACTTCAGTGTTTTATTGGCTCTGTGCTATTGATGTCCTCACACGGACTTGTATCCCCTGAAATTTGCTATTTCTAGACCTGGTAGTATTTCAAACCTAGTGACATCTCTTGATGCCCCCCTACAGTCCCCCTGATGAAGGGGAACGACGACAGCCGAGGGGCTGGAAGCCACCTATCTGAAACGCTATCTCTAGACCTTAATTGACCTAGAGGTTTGAATGTTGAGACACCTGCATCTCGAATACATGTGGCTATCGAAAACAACTGAATACTGAAATACTTACAACTGAATACTGACATCTATTGCATCTACATCTATTGCATCTACGAAGGAATTCTATGCGCTTTGTGATTCTTGGAGACTTGCATTATTCCGATTATCTGACTCCTGAGCAGGCAGCTGCTCGCGATCGGATCTTTACTCACTTTTTTCAGCAAGTGTTGGATCAACATCCAGATTTTGTGTTTGCGGTAGGAGATACCACCCATTGGGGAACGCTATCAGAAATGAGGGGATTAGAAGCGATCGTCAAAGCAACGCAATTACCGCTCATTCGAGTCACTGGAAATCATGATTGCTGTAGTGTAGACAAAGCTCTTTTAGCGCCTTTCTTTCTAGGCGGACGGCGGTCCCAATCAGTCACAGACTTGTATACCAGCTTTGATGCAAGCAATGTCCGGTTTGTGTTGCTAGATACTGCTCGCAGCAAACATGATCCTGCTCCGGGTGGCTTTCTTTCACCTGCTCAATTGGATTGGTTAGAGCAACAGATTCTTACGTTTAACGAAACAGACTCTCTTCAGCATCTCGTGCTGTTAGGACACTATCCCTTGACTAATACCACCCGTCGCAGCCATCGTGAGGTCATGAGTATTTTCAACAGCGATGCCGTGACACGGGTCTTTGCCCTACTTCAAGCCGGACTAGAGTCGCCCAAATCGGGGTATTACTTTTGTGGGCACAATCACACCCATAGCATTTATGAATCTCCAGATTTACCCTGGTTACACGTGCAAACCGCCGATCCACTAGATTGCCGTAGCTTTCGTCTAGTGACGATCGATTGCACGGGTCTGGAAATTAAAACGATCGATTTTGATCTCAGTTCGCCCCATCTGCAAGCTGATTTTGAGACTGCCAGAGATAATATTCCCTCTGGTTTTGCCCCTCAAAAATTTGCTGCCTCATATGGTGAAGCAACCGATCGCTATGTTCTACGTCGAGCCACTGTCTCCGTGTAGTCACTAAACGGCAGAAGGAGGGAATCAAATGTGATCGTTACAGTTACCCATCACTCATCACTCATTACCCATTACCAGCGATCGATTACCAATTACCGTTTTCCTTCTGCCCTGCCCTTTCTTCTACCATTCTTCCTGCTACACTTCGCTAGAAACCGTAGACGCTTGCTCATCTCGCCCCATTAATTCTGGATAGGTTGTCGGAGAAACTGGCAGCGCCTTCACGTCGGTTGTAGCGATGTGTCCCACATAAAATGCACCAGCTTCAATATCCAACGATTTGGCAGTAACATCGCCTTCTAAGCGGGCTGTGCGACTGAGGGTCAATCGCCCTTCAGCAATGACTCGTGCCTTAATCACTCCATGCACAATGATGTTATTAGCCCGCAGTTCCAATCCTTCAATTAAGCCACTCTGAGAAATTTCCACATCCCCGCGTACATCCACATTGCCATGAACAATGCCATCAACTCGTAAGTTGCCTTCTACATTCATATCGCCCCGAAACTCGCTAGTCGCACTCAGATAGGTCAACGAGTAGACTGGTTTGCGCTTAAACATCTGCTTCTATTCCTTAGAGAGAATCCAGAGAGAATCCAAAGAAAATGGTTGAGTGAGTTCTTAAATAAACTCAGTTCAAGATAAATCCAACGAGTAGTCTAATCCAAGTATTTCTTGGGGTCTACTACCTGTCCGTTTCGGA
This genomic interval carries:
- a CDS encoding sigma 54-interacting transcriptional regulator, encoding MPDDRVQWLQQHTPLGVLSEPVLRAIVEQIQIEQIPANRRLVLEDMLPPALYLLRSGRLEVYHTSSDSLAKGASSLLPGSVLHLKELLLDQPAEQTAITLSDCELWSLPRQAFLKLVEQFPEINRTFSRQLAAELDQVAAQLAFEQERQMALRPYLVPKVKQGVVGTSRYAVRLRQAIKKASQDRQPVLIFGEPGLGKDNIAALIHFGSSDRQQPLIKINCDTLQPNGAELFGRSGGKPGLLEWVGRGTLMLNNAQDLPIEVRKKLLHLLDTGEYVPAKREGAAEPQPRRSEARIIMTAERTMPESQKRVGHLIKVPPLRVTKADIAAQVKYYISLYCRSKGLPQPHVAPEAIRRLQSYDFPGNLSELESMVERAIVQSNGASVLTEEVFWSTSPKAKRYRLNLLNAYPKLRQFLRSPWWPDRINYGFTLTAFAAIVTILFVGPQTRDANVGLNLFWAWWWPVVLIAFPFVGRVWCAVCPFMIYGELVQTLSLKVFPRQLQSWPRQRAEKWGGWFLFTLFALIFLWEELWDLPNTAYLSSWLLLLITAGAIVCSLIFERRFWCRYLCPIGGMNGLYAKLSMIELRAQQGICAATCTTYQCYKGGPQKGEGMATGGCPIYSHPAQLQDNRDCVLCMTCLKACPHRSVELNLRPPGIELWTTHNPTHHEVALLFLLFGGVFLHRLPEIGDRLPWTIDLDNFVTHAAVSIAALAIPGVIALGIYGVIRLINRALKPRSFIELAYGYLPLVLGSTLAHYLRLGLTEAGRILPVTLATFGFSGISAPVIVADPAVISFLQGTTLIVATLLSVVLTQNIARQSIFHLLPQHLGTIGFTILLWQIIV
- a CDS encoding glutamyl-tRNA reductase, with the translated sequence MNIIVVGLSHKTAPVDVREKLSIPTPQMEAAIAHLRSYPHIEEATILSTCNRLEVYVVVSETEQGVREVTQFLAEHGKVPVQQLRPYLFILLHQDAVMHLMRVASGLDSLVLGEGQILAQVKHTHKVGQQYNGIGRILNRLFNQAITAGKRVRTETSIGTGAVSISSAAVELAQLKVENLATCRIALLGAGKMARLVVQHLLSKGATHICIINRSLNSARELAQQFKEVNLQLHLMADLTQVILESDLVFTATAATEPLLDRAKLEAILAPGQSLKLFDISVPRNVHADVNELPNVHVFNVDDLKAVVAQNQESRRQMALEAEGILDEEVEAFDLWWRSLETVSTISCLRDKVEAIREQELEKALSRLGTEFGEKHKDVIEALTRGIVNKILHDPMVQLRAQQDIEARRHAMQTLRLLFNLEAAERTV
- the glpX gene encoding class II fructose-bisphosphatase → MESTLGLEIIEVVEQAAIASARLMGKGDKNEADRVAVEAMRERMNKIYMRGRIVIGEGERDEAPMLYIGEEVGICTRPDAKNYCNPDELIEIDIAVDPCEGTNLCAYGQPGSMAVLAISEKGGLFNAPDFYMRKLAAPPAAKGKVDIRKSATENLKILAECLDRSIDELVVVVMKRDRHDDLIKEIREAGARVRLITDGDVSAAISCAFAGTNTHALMGIGAAPEGVISAAALRCLGGHFQGQLVADPAVVMTKEWANKTKEENIARLKEMNITDPDKVYETEELASGQTVLFAACGITSGTLMEGVRFFKGGARTQSLVISNQSNTARFVDTIHMFSDHPNYIQLR
- a CDS encoding serine/threonine protein kinase, which codes for MSQLAIAPPSTVYSALHCVNPDCRAPYPQSWGNKFCQCCGSSVILNNRYLPLQRLGSGGFAVTYVVYDMQQQHERVLKVLGETSAKAVELFEQEARVLSQLRHPGIPQVDNDSLFTLSVRHPTDRSLPCLVMEKIDGQTLQECLSQYPKGCPEATVINWFHQAIDILRQLHQQQIIHRDLKPANFMLRRESGQLVVIDFGGAKVDPQQSVAQRSSTRLVSPGYSPPEQVAGGAVLPASDFYALGRTLIHLLTGRYPSDLEDPTTGELRWRRCAAVNPALADLLDDMVQFDVRQRPATAEVIQARLWQITPPPSILQSTRQSGGRSTKGNSLRRPVQNLARLAQAKGGIQPPSNSSGNLSLSHSLADTTWSMLLAGVGGGIGTIVGFDLAYRSPTLQFSVWLWQVSRPFSLEALVPMQLGCELMVFGAAGLGTALGLTIAGGFDQRRRPVQAGLMGAIGYISGLLGLRLAALDGVLVGLIVFAELAPVLLVLGLGLPTPRLLYAAVAGIATTGALVNLAAANLGFMVSFWQFLYPPTPGMAADEASWWGCLIVFSLLGSLLAGCLGLSRYVLVPLFRWLR
- the aroC gene encoding chorismate synthase — protein: MGNTFGHLFRITTFGESHGGGVGVIIDGCPPRLEISIDEIQFELDRRRPGQSKITTPRKEADQCEVLSGLFEGKTLGTPIAILVRNKDTRPQDYSEMAHTYRPSHADATYDAKYGIRNWQGGGRSSARETIGRVAAGAIAKKILKQAGVEIIGYVKRIKDLEGAVNPDTVTLEQVESNIVRCPDADCAERMIDLIEQIGRQGDSIGGVVECVARGVPAGLGMPVFDKLEADLAKGVMSLPASKGFEIGSGFAGTLLTGSEHNDEFYTDEQGQIRTVTNRSGGVQGGISNSENILIRVAFKPTATIRKEQRTVTTDGTETVLAAKGRHDPCVLPRAVPMVEAMMAIVLCDHLLRQRGQCGK
- a CDS encoding metallophosphoesterase family protein, whose translation is MRFVILGDLHYSDYLTPEQAAARDRIFTHFFQQVLDQHPDFVFAVGDTTHWGTLSEMRGLEAIVKATQLPLIRVTGNHDCCSVDKALLAPFFLGGRRSQSVTDLYTSFDASNVRFVLLDTARSKHDPAPGGFLSPAQLDWLEQQILTFNETDSLQHLVLLGHYPLTNTTRRSHREVMSIFNSDAVTRVFALLQAGLESPKSGYYFCGHNHTHSIYESPDLPWLHVQTADPLDCRSFRLVTIDCTGLEIKTIDFDLSSPHLQADFETARDNIPSGFAPQKFAASYGEATDRYVLRRATVSV
- a CDS encoding bactofilin family protein, producing MFKRKPVYSLTYLSATSEFRGDMNVEGNLRVDGIVHGNVDVRGDVEISQSGLIEGLELRANNIIVHGVIKARVIAEGRLTLSRTARLEGDVTAKSLDIEAGAFYVGHIATTDVKALPVSPTTYPELMGRDEQASTVSSEV